A genomic window from Sorex araneus isolate mSorAra2 chromosome 2, mSorAra2.pri, whole genome shotgun sequence includes:
- the LOC129401731 gene encoding keratin-associated protein 8-1: protein MYCNFNGAVFPGCYWGSYGYPLGYSVGCGYGSTYSPVGYGFGYGYGGCGGPFGYRRYWPYTLYQ from the coding sequence ATGTACTGCAACTTCAATGGGGCCGTCTTCCCTGGCTGTTACTGGGGCAGCTACGGCTACCCACTGGGATACAGCGTTGGCTGTGGTTATGGTAGCACTTACTCCCCAGTGGGCTATGGCTTTGGCTATGGCTACGGTGGCTGCGGCGGGCCTTTCGGCTACAGAAGATACTGGCCGTACACTCTCTACCAGTAG
- the LOC101538035 gene encoding keratin-associated protein 7-1: protein MTRFFCCGSYFPGYPCYGTNFHGNFRATPLNCVVPLGSPLNYGCGCHGYNSLGYSFGGSNIGYLGCGYGGSFCRPWGSGSGFGYSTY from the coding sequence ATGACCCGTTTCTTTTGCTGCGGGAGCTACTTCCCAGGCTACCCTTGCTACGGAACCAACTTCCACGGGAACTTCAGAGCTACCCCCCTGAACTGCGTCGTGCCCCTGGGCTCCCCCCTGAACTATGGCTGTGGCTGCCACGGCTACAACTCCCTGGGTTACAGCTTCGGGGGTAGCAACATTGGTTACCTGGGCTGTGGCTACGGCGGCAGCTTCTGCAGACCCTGGGGCTCAGGCTCTGGCTTCGGCTACAGCACCTACTGA